aaatatcatgttattttagaaagatgtgattcatttaatttttctccaattattttcgtggctaaactagttttagatatccgatcttgttttggtcatagtttcttcgttacaactccattttcgttggttcaacttgccacttccttggatcgagtccctctttaagaatataaactttaaataccttagtttgtattcaaaatcacaggtcataggtcaaactttggtgaaacttatgaagttaatcattttccatcatataaacaatattaaatgattatttttctaaaaatacttatactttgagttaaatcatgaaatttttatgtgttatcatattcatagtaaatatcatttttctagaaaataaacctccaattcaaggttcaaaatagtttttaattatccaacccaaaaccgcccccggttgcactccgacgtcgtaaaaacagtttttaaggtgttctttgaaaaaccaagttataccttgttaaattagcatatatttatgatatattacatgtcttgaagtattttaaaagttaagttagaaggatctatttagtttgcaaacaagtttgaaaacattcaaactatattcttgttgttaaaattttataccacaaaataagatagctatatatatatgaatcaaataaggttatgaacatagttactacctcaagttccttggacaaggttgctgtaaaagaggagtaaagacctagaaccaaaagggtgatggaattggatgaaagattggaagtaagtttgtgttcttggaaggattcttgaagtgtttttttgtaagggttttcttatggtgattaaagcttgtttctatggctagatcttcatggtttcttgctgaatgattaTGGAGGTTAATGCTCTTAAAAGTTtgtgtgttttagctaagaaaatggaagttaaaatgaatcaaaatgaggatatcCCCATGGtacttaaaaacgtgaatggggaggacaaaacaagattttcaagtttgttattttatgtaattagtcaacaaacttccaaataccaattaccttatacataaggcatgaacaagggctggttaggtggtgatttgatgtgtatataccaatagtaaatacatatagaagctaggtatgatacggtacatataccgtagatatacgtatagaaatcttgtgaaaaatggaatgagaattcaaatatagctatcttttgtgaatacacttatatggttttatgtatttaagtccttaaaagtgattaaatacattacttatacgatatatgtataaacattatatgttataagtatttatgtcaaataacgttacgtatggttatcgttttgaaaacttaagttagtagtttcaaaatatacttataacttattgttattaatacaaaatgagatattaaaacatccttaggtcatgttaaatatgtatatatacatatatacacacaaacgtataattatcatatgttatatagttcgtgatatcatcggtcaaactagacggtcaaacgttgtgtaaaactctttttgaaaacataaatctcaacaatttggattgcttatcatgttggtaaggtttaatttatgtaaatattaatcttataagtatagaacgatcgaaaaagtgcgggtcattacaatttgCCAAACCAGGAACCAATTTTATTCGATGCTCATGATGACATGGATTCAGTACTTTCAAAGCCATCTGTTGGAGCTTCACAATTCTTAGAATGGATGAACTATAATAGTTAACATTCTGAAGCAAGACAGTATACTTACGTTGAATTCCCATGTCATTACGTATGGAATGTAAAAAAaaggaagtggactatcagaacaCGTCAAAGAACTGTCGGTCGGATTCATTTTGTTCCTCCTAAATCTGGTGAGACTTACTATCTTCGTATATTTCTAAATAAAGTTAGAGGTCCAACATGTTTTGAAGACATACTCACCGTCAATGGAATTGTATACGATAGTTACAAGGACGCATGCTATGCTATGGGCCTGTTAACTGACGATAAAGAGTACATTGCGTCGATTAAAGAAGTTCATCAATGGGCTTGTGGTGAACAATGTAGAGACCTATTTGTGTCATTGATAACATCTGATAGTATTTCATGCCCTGAACGTGTGTGGAAAGAAACCTGTGACTTGCTATCAGACGACCTAAAACACGAATGCCCAGATCGTCTTAGATCCAATGGTAACTCTTTTTAATTTTAACTGGAATTTTTAACGTACTTTTacttaataattaatttatataaaaaacTATGCTAAAACACTGAAATTTACATTTGTTATACCCGATTGAAATAAATTATACGTCTATGTAATTCAACTATAAACGAACAAACAATTTAAATTATCATATAAATGGTACCTTaaaaaattattaacatttttagtttttttttttttttttttttttttttgcagatccaGAGACCATGAAACATGTATTGCACAACATAGCTCTTGCACGGATCGAGAAGCAGTTAAACAGATCAGGATCATCTTTAAAAAACATCCCTAACATGCCATTCCCCGATTATCAGTTTATACAAAGGTCTTGCAACATGTTAATTCAAGATGAATTGGATTATAACATTGACAATCTTCGAGAAGAACATCAAACATATCTTTCGACCATGACATCTGAACAAAAGTTAGCATATGACACAATTATTGCTTCCATTGATAACGATGAATCACGACTATTTTTTTTATACGGTTATGGTGGTACCGGTAAAACTTTTGTTTGGAAAACTCTTGCAGCCGCAATAAGATCACGTGGAGAAATAGTTATCAATGTCGCATCAAGCGGAATTGCTGCGTTACTTTTAAGTGGAGGTAGAATGGCACATTCAAGGTTCGCAATTCCGATAAACGTGCTTGAGGATTCATATTGTTCAATAAAACCGGAGAGTGAATTGGCAGCGCTATTGAACCATGCTAAATTAATCATTTGGGACGAAGCACCAATGATGCACAAGCATTGTTTCGAAGCTTTTGATCGTACCATGAGGGACATCATCAAATCTTATAAGAGTTCACAGCCATTTGGTGGGAAGGTAGTTGTGTTTGGTGGTGATTTCCGTCAAATTCTACCTGTGATACAAAGAGGAACAAGGTCGGAAATCGTTCAAGCATCCTTGCATTCTTCATACTTATGGCCAAAATGTGAAGTCTTAAAATTGACTAAAAACATGCGTCTTAGGTGTGATACCAATAATTCTGATAGGAAAGAGATTGCTGAATTTGCAGATTGGATATTAAAAATTGGTGAGGGTAAGATTAACGATCCAAATGACGGTGAAGCAGACGTAGAGTTTCCTGATGACGTTTTACTTAAAACAGATTCAAACCCGGTTGAAACGATGGTTAATTCCACATATCCTTCCCTTCTTGAAAATTTAGTGAATCCCAAGTTTTTTGAAGATAGGGCAATTCTTGCAACAACAAATGAAGAAGTGGACTCTATAAACGATCGTATCTTATCGACTTTATCTGGTGAAGAAAGGGTTTACTATAGTTCTGACAGTTTGTCACCTGATGAGGACGATGACATTTTCACTCAACAATTATATTCTCCTGAGACCTTGAATGGTCTTAAGGTTCCAGGTGTTCCTAACCATAGACTTGCTTTGAAAGTCGGTGTACCAATAATGTTACTTCGAAATATCGACCAGTCTAAAGGTTTGTGTAATGGTACACGACTACAGGTGGAGAGGTTGGCAGAACATACCATTGAAACAAGGATAATTACTGGCCACTCATTTGGTAACCTTACATACATACCACGAATGATCGTTGAACCTAGCGATAAGAAAATTGCAGTTAAGTTTAGACGACGCCAATTTCCAGTATCCGTATGCTTTTCAATGACTATTAATAAGAGTCAGGGTCAATCACTTGCAAATGTTGGGTTATATTTACGGAAGCCCGTATTCACACATGGACAGTTGTATGTTGCTGTATCTCGTGTAACTACAAAGAAGGGCTTGAAGGTCGTCATCTTGGACGAGGATGGAAATGATTCAAACACAACAAAGAATGTTGTTTACAAGGAAGTTTTGAGGCGTATTTAAACAAATTTGTTCGTAAGTATGTATTCTGTCATTTGGTATGTCATTTATTTACATGTTTTACAGATTGATAAATAGTAAAACTTAAGGTTGGTTCGATCAGTTGTTTTCTTCATATTAAGAGTTGATTAATTCTCTAAACTATTTTTAACTTTATTAATATTCATTTTATACCCTTATTCAAGTCTGACCCAAAATTGGGTCACAATTAGCACTTCTCTTTAGTATAGTTTCGTACGGATCATCTTTGAGTAATCTAGATATAGATAATTGTAAAGAAACACTACTACAAAAATGAGAATACAAACCCTTTTTCCAAACCTGTTTTTAAAAAAAGAGCAAAAAACCGGTTCCAAAAAAAATTGCAAACCGGTTTAAAAAAAAAGGAAATTGGAGACCGGTTTTTCTGAAAAACCGGTTTAAAAAGTACATTTTTGAAACCGGTTTTTTAAGAAAACAGGTTTGGACTTTCCAAacctgtttttttttataaaaccggtCTTATTTTTCCTCTTTTTTTTTTTGAGTGGGTACCGAAAAATCAAGCAAAAATTCAAAACTTTATATTTTCCCTCCTTCCACCATCTCCTTCCACTCCTCACCATCTCCTATTCTCCTTCCACTCCTCACCTTCAACTTTTCATTCACCTTATAATATAATCTCTtcttgttttttattttttattgaaATGCAAATTAATGGTCAATTGATTTATATCATCAACGGAAGACTATACAAAATACGTTGACCAGGTGGTTGAAGATTAATGCAACATATCCATTATGCAAGTTTGAAATCGATAATCGTAATGGGAATATATCATTAACTGAAGACTATCATCAGCAGCAAGTTTGAAGTGAAaaaaagagttttttttttttcttgagaAGAATTGTTTGCATATGGAGCATTATGTGACATAATTAGTTGCAAATTGAATTAGATTACATGAAAGTAGTCACATAATTATCCAACATAATTAGTTGCAAACCAATTTCTAAATTAGTATGAAGAGATCTGGACTGTAAGcatcaaaaaaaaattaataataataataataataataataataaaaagagaaATCAAACCGGTTTTATGTAAAAAAACAGGTTTGGAAGGTTAGGTTTgcaaacatgtttttagttgaaaaCGGGTTTGGAAGGTTGGGTTTGCAAACCTGTTTTAAAACCGGTCTAGACTTTGCAAACCCCTATGAATACAAACAGGTTATAAAACCGGTTTGAAAGCCCCTAAAAACCGGTTTGGAAAGCCGTTTTTTGTAGTAGTGAAAATCACGAAATTATACTACATACTTCGTAATATATTTGAACCCCTCTATTTGGTTATTGTATATGTATAGTGCATTTATTAAGCAAAATAGTGTTTAATTATTTATTAAGCCATATGTATTAGTAAGTATCTTCAAATTTCTTAGAGAAAAGCAGCTATTGAGCAACATGTAAAACGTGTGTTAGAATACATAGCTTTAAGCATCTAAATTATTTGATTATTTTTTCTTATGTCAAAGTAAGTGCTTTTTTAACGCGCATCCAAACATTCACTAAATTTACATATAAGTAGGCGGATGAGTTATGCCCAGTACTTTACATCATTTTCCATTTTTTATGATGCCATAAATTTTACGAAGTAAATAAATGTAGCAAACCAAAATCAAGTTAGGAATATAGTAACTAGTTACTATTCCATAAAATATGAAATTGCCAGCTAATTTGAAAATAAGCATTGATATGGGTTGAAAATCTCTTagcatttcagataaaaatagattATTCTTTATTTATTTCTCTTGATTAAATAAGGAAAATTGATTacagtgatcaaaaatataatcaaatttttattaaaaatagatCCAACCTTGATTATAAATACCcgaatttcttaattgtttttcaTTCACTCTCCCTTTCAATTAAAAACACAATACAAATCTTTGTATAATGGACGCTGATGTAGTCTTCAATAACTTGAATGAGCTACATCCTGACATGGCTAATCCTCGTGTTCGAGTGCAGGTTTTTGCAATCTCTCGAAAATTCAACTACAGGAATCCTAACACTTTAGGACCTATGGAAGTTATTCTGATTGATCAACACGTAATTTGTAACAAAATTATATTAATTGGACATCCAATTGTTTTCTTTTCTTAAATTAACTTTAAGTCATTATAAACAAAATTAGTTTGATGATCATAATCTACATTTTGGCAGGGAGACAAAATGATTGCATTCGTTGAAATGAGCTTAATAGCATTGTTCGAAAATATGTTAGTTGAAGGTCATTTTTTGCAAATTGATGGCTTTAGCTTGGTTCCTTACCAAGATCATTGTAAGCTTATCAATACATTGTGGATGATCCGCTTCCTGCATCATACCCAACTACTGCCATATCTTGGATTTCATCTACCTAATGACGGTTACCATCCAGTTAGTTACACTGACATCAACAACAATGTACTACATCCAAGAATTGCTTTTGGTATGTCTTTCTAATTTAACCTCATAAATGTCATGAAACATCATTATATCATTTAGATATATATCAAAAATTTTAATGATAACATATTTGTTTATATGTAGATGTTGTTGGACGACTGGTTGAACTATGGCGAATGCGCGTCAATCATGTTTATGGACATGTTTTGCAGTCGATTACCTTTACGCTCGAAGATTTAGAGTTTGTTTTATTATAATTCATACAACTACATTATCCATTTTTCATATCTTTTAGATTTTTTAGATTCATGATTAATGAATACTCGAACCAAAAAACTAATATGAAAAAAATTGTTTATAAATATCTATATAAACAGGGGAAATAGGATAAGAGGAACAATATGGTCTAAGCTCGCACTACAACTACATGAGTATGCTACAAATCATGTCAACGATGGTGTTCCATTAGTGTGTTTGCTAAACAATGTGTTCATTAAACAATGGCAAGGTAATAAATTGATTTTAACATTCTGGTACAGAattctttttttttcctttttttttatttttcacgaaaaaaattatattaaatctttaAACTTTTAGGTGCTCCTTTTGTTTCCAACCACCCTTGGGGTTCCCGTCTATTCATAAATGCTGGTATCGATTCTATTGTGGACTACACACAAGCGTAAGAAAGTTTCTATCTAATTAAATCATTAAATTTCATAGTCTTAGATGATAGAGTTTAACTAATACTAATTACACTTATTAATGTATAGTTTTGAAGGTATTCATGGAGGAGGTATTTTGGAAGGTCAAAATGATGGAAACAATGCAGCATTTATTTTCATTGATTGATGCTATAAAGGATGAAGCTCATGGTTGAGAGGAACAAGCATGGCTTAtctcaataattttttttttcaagtttttttgTTTGAATAATTACATGTTTATGTTAATAAAACATGTTTGTTTGAATTTGTTTTTAATTTGCTATTTAAGTTAATTTGGGATAATATTCATGATTTATTATGGATGATTGTTTTTCATAtacgattgataatgctaaaaacgaacatatatttcatagcattattcctcaagaaagacaagcttttagttgcaattgtcctatttacaagtgatattcgtttaaataataaaaggtgaagacaaaaggcagattcgacgaattgaagacgcaaacgaccaaaaagctcaaaagaacaaaagacaatcaaagaggttccaattattgataagaaatgtctcgaaattacaagagtacaagattcaaaacgcaaagtacaagatattaaattgtacgcaaggacgttcgaaaatccgggaccgggaccagagtcaactctcaacgctcgacgcaacggactaaaaattacaagtcaactatgtacatgaatataatataatatataattaattcttaaaattaatatatatattataatatatttaaaaatcgtcggcaaacaaagagccaaagctgggtgagctgtaaaaacaaactccgcgactcgcggagtttgaaggaaaaaaatgccgcgagtcgcggagttcccctagacgaaaattcctataaaagccagcgcagttcgacgtaaaaaaatatcatatatccaccctctctatatctatacgtaaatatttatatttatattttaattttaattttaattttaattttaattttaattttaattttaattttaattttaatcctaataataagggtatgttagcgaatgttgtaagggtgtaagtcgaaattctgtccgtgtaacgcaacgctatttttaatcattgtaagttatgttcaacctttttaatttaatgtctcgtagctaagttattattatgcttatttaaaacgaagtaatcatgatgttgggctaattactaaaattgggtaattgggctttgtaccataattggggtttggacaaaagaacgacacttgtggaaattagactatgggctattaatgggctttatatttgtttaactaaatgatagtttgttaattttttta
This window of the Rutidosis leptorrhynchoides isolate AG116_Rl617_1_P2 chromosome 7, CSIRO_AGI_Rlap_v1, whole genome shotgun sequence genome carries:
- the LOC139859250 gene encoding uncharacterized protein; translation: MATKFLYVVHSYKLNRIGCSSNTSFNGDRGDCGNRNVTSIAAVCLETVGWDLNVTIVAVIGCNRAEEGEVDCVSGREVRNEEGKKEEWEDKEGGMIVMCGQNYHLTGSLLPKDGQLPRFCQLYIYSTQNEVDNRINAYSNSKNSKKGTKTTTTLALDSSIVYEIKGLLDEINPLVKQFRMARDRFDINAAEPVRLKLIGSRTTDGRSNNLPTCDEVAALIIGDLDALQHPLLFPYAEDGFRTDILHKGVEKEDRSGHIKLTLREFFAYRLQVRVGETSLILMSRILLQQFIVDAYTMVENTRLNYIRNNQKAFRIVQASTLYEAHESGNYDVSIMGTRITLPSSFTGGARYMRENYMDAMAIVRAYGYPDLFITFTCNPNWPEILCFLETQNLKPEDSPDINTRVFKIKLDALITELKEEKLFGGLIGVLYVVEFQKRGLPHAHICIFMDKSHSLPNPSDIDNVICAEIPDKNEDPELYELVSEFMMHGPCGPEHLSCACMKKGICSKHFPKDFTNETRFDSEGFPVYRRRDDGNFIMKKGTKLDNRNVVGYNKTLLKQYQAHINVEWCNQIGSIKYLFKYINKGADRISVSFQPNTENSARQRISKAKDEIAEYFSCRYISASRQYTYVEFPCHYVWNVKKRKWTIRTRQRTVGRIHFVPPKSGETYYLRIFLNKVRGPTCFEDILTVNGIVYDSYKDACYAMGLLTDDKEYIASIKEVHQWACGEQCRDLFVSLITSDSISCPERVWKETCDLLSDDLKHECPDRLRSNDPETMKHVLHNIALARIEKQLNRSGSSLKNIPNMPFPDYQFIQRSCNMLIQDELDYNIDNLREEHQTYLSTMTSEQKLAYDTIIASIDNDESRLFFLYGYGGTGKTFVWKTLAAAIRSRGEIVINVASSGIAALLLSGGRMAHSRFAIPINVLEDSYCSIKPESELAALLNHAKLIIWDEAPMMHKHCFEAFDRTMRDIIKSYKSSQPFGGKVVVFGGDFRQILPVIQRGTRSEIVQASLHSSYLWPKCEVLKLTKNMRLRCDTNNSDRKEIAEFADWILKIGEGKINDPNDGEADVEFPDDVLLKTDSNPVETMVNSTYPSLLENLVNPKFFEDRAILATTNEEVDSINDRILSTLSGEERVYYSSDSLSPDEDDDIFTQQLYSPETLNGLKVPGVPNHRLALKVGVPIMLLRNIDQSKGLCNGTRLQVERLAEHTIETRIITGHSFGNLTYIPRMIVEPSDKKIAVKFRRRQFPVSVCFSMTINKSQGQSLANVGLYLRKPVFTHGQLYVAVSRVTTKKGLKVVILDEDGNDSNTTKNVVYKEVLRRI
- the LOC139859251 gene encoding uncharacterized protein, which encodes MDADVVFNNLNELHPDMANPRVRVQVFAISRKFNYRNPNTLGPMEVILIDQHGDKMIAFVEMSLIALFENMLVEGHFLQIDGFSLVPYQDHCKLINTLWMIRFLHHTQLLPYLGFHLPNDGYHPVSYTDINNNVLHPRIAFDVVGRLVELWRMRVNHVYGHVLQSITFTLEDLEGNRIRGTIWSKLALQLHEYATNHVNDGVPLVCLLNNVFIKQWQGAPFVSNHPWGSRLFINAGIDSIVDYTQAFEGIHGGGILEGQNDGNNAAFIFID